The proteins below are encoded in one region of Pontibacter deserti:
- a CDS encoding ABC transporter ATP-binding protein has translation MSILKIDGVTKRYANHTALNNVSFDIPAGCIFGLLGPNGAGKTSLIRIITQITGADEGEIYFRGERLKPDHIKDMGYLPEERGLYKKMKVGEQLLYLAQLKGLSKAEATARIKTWVDRFEIREWLGKNIEDLSKGMQQKVQFVATVLHEPSLIILDEPFSGFDPINANLIKDEILRLRDNGATIIFSTHRMESVEELCDNIALINRSKKVLDGSVKEIRDAYKTDTFQIIGNGHLLITSPDFEVLEQHENHGVFRANVKLVNGARPNDLLRYLIERVEIHSFVELVPSINDIFIRKVTETHHA, from the coding sequence TTGAGTATTTTAAAGATTGATGGCGTTACAAAGCGCTATGCCAACCATACCGCCCTTAATAATGTAAGCTTTGACATACCTGCAGGTTGCATTTTTGGCTTGCTGGGCCCGAATGGTGCCGGTAAAACATCCCTCATACGTATTATAACCCAGATAACCGGTGCCGATGAAGGTGAAATATACTTCAGAGGGGAGCGCCTGAAGCCTGACCACATAAAAGACATGGGCTACCTGCCGGAGGAGCGCGGGCTTTACAAAAAAATGAAGGTTGGCGAGCAACTGCTATACCTGGCACAGCTTAAGGGGTTATCTAAAGCAGAAGCAACAGCACGTATCAAAACCTGGGTAGACCGCTTTGAGATTCGCGAATGGCTGGGCAAGAACATCGAAGATCTGTCGAAAGGGATGCAGCAGAAAGTGCAGTTTGTAGCTACAGTATTGCACGAACCGTCGCTTATTATCCTGGATGAGCCTTTCTCTGGTTTCGATCCGATCAATGCTAACCTGATAAAAGATGAGATCCTGCGCCTGCGCGATAACGGAGCAACTATCATTTTCTCTACGCACCGCATGGAATCTGTAGAAGAGCTTTGCGATAACATTGCCTTGATAAACCGATCTAAGAAAGTGCTGGATGGTTCGGTTAAAGAGATCAGGGATGCTTATAAAACAGATACGTTCCAGATAATAGGAAACGGGCATCTGCTTATTACCTCACCGGATTTTGAAGTACTGGAACAGCATGAGAACCATGGCGTTTTCAGGGCGAACGTAAAACTGGTTAATGGAGCTAGACCAAACGACCTGCTGCGTTACCTCATTGAAAGGGTAGAGATACACTCGTTTGTGGAACTGGTGCCAAGTATAAATGATATTTTCATCCGTAAAGTTACAGAAACACACCATGCATAA
- the dnaJ gene encoding molecular chaperone DnaJ gives MAKRDYYEVLEVSKNASQEEIKKAYRKLAIKYHPDKNPDDHTAEDKFKEAAEAYEVLSDQQKRQRYDQFGHQGMNGGFGGGGMNMDDIFSQFGDIFGGGSPFESFFGGGGGRSGGGRRQRKGSNLRIKLKLNLEEVANGVEKKIKVKRYVACSTCGGNGAKNGTDMQTCGQCQGSGQVRKVVNTMLGQMVSTATCPTCNGEGRIVTKNCEVCHGSGRELQEEVITINVPAGVMDGMQLSMSGKGNVPERGGVPGDLLIQIEEEAHPTLKRDGNNVIFDQYISFMDAALGADIEVPTIGGKVKITIKPGTQSGEIFRLRGKGIKDINGYGKGDQLIHINVWTPKHLSSEERATLERLRDSDNFAPHPGKNDKGFFEKVKDYFQ, from the coding sequence ATGGCCAAGAGAGATTATTATGAGGTGCTGGAGGTAAGTAAGAATGCTTCGCAGGAGGAGATAAAGAAAGCTTACCGTAAACTAGCCATCAAATATCACCCGGATAAAAACCCGGATGACCACACCGCTGAAGACAAGTTTAAGGAAGCTGCGGAGGCTTACGAAGTACTTAGCGACCAGCAGAAACGTCAGCGCTATGACCAGTTCGGTCATCAGGGCATGAATGGCGGCTTCGGTGGCGGCGGCATGAACATGGATGATATCTTCTCTCAATTTGGGGATATTTTTGGTGGCGGCAGCCCGTTCGAGAGCTTTTTTGGTGGCGGAGGTGGCCGTTCAGGCGGTGGCCGTCGTCAGCGTAAGGGCAGTAACCTGCGCATAAAACTGAAGCTGAACCTGGAAGAAGTAGCCAACGGCGTTGAGAAAAAGATAAAAGTTAAACGCTATGTAGCCTGCAGTACCTGTGGTGGTAACGGTGCAAAAAATGGTACCGATATGCAAACCTGCGGTCAGTGCCAAGGTTCTGGCCAGGTGCGCAAGGTGGTAAATACCATGCTGGGCCAGATGGTGAGCACAGCTACCTGCCCTACCTGTAACGGCGAAGGCCGCATTGTAACCAAGAACTGTGAAGTTTGCCACGGTAGCGGCAGAGAGTTGCAAGAAGAAGTAATAACTATAAATGTACCTGCCGGTGTAATGGATGGCATGCAGCTGTCTATGAGCGGTAAAGGTAACGTGCCGGAGCGCGGCGGTGTACCAGGTGACTTACTGATTCAGATTGAAGAAGAAGCGCACCCAACCCTGAAACGCGATGGCAATAACGTGATCTTCGACCAGTACATCAGCTTTATGGATGCTGCCCTGGGTGCCGATATTGAAGTACCAACTATAGGTGGTAAAGTTAAGATCACTATTAAGCCTGGCACACAGAGCGGTGAGATCTTCAGGCTGCGTGGCAAAGGTATAAAAGACATAAACGGTTATGGCAAAGGCGATCAGCTGATTCATATCAATGTCTGGACACCGAAGCACCTGAGCAGTGAGGAGCGTGCTACGTTAGAACGCCTGCGCGATTCAGATAACTTTGCACCACATCCGGGCAAGAATGATAAAGGCTTCTTTGAGAAGGTAAAAGACTACTTTCAATAA
- a CDS encoding nucleotide exchange factor GrpE — protein MSDKDIKKEQEHEELQENTASAETEENLNQVDETEETATEQEEGPAAELAEMKDKYIRLMAEFENFRRRTAKERQDLLKTANQDLMGELLPVLDDMERARQSMEATKDVDAMLQGLELVFHKLKHVTHQKGLKPMDIKAGADFDADMHEAVTQIPAPSDELKGKIVDVIEKGYTLNDKVIRFAKVIIGA, from the coding sequence ATGTCAGATAAAGATATTAAAAAAGAACAGGAGCACGAGGAATTGCAAGAGAACACTGCCAGTGCTGAAACGGAAGAAAACCTGAACCAGGTAGACGAAACAGAAGAAACTGCAACAGAGCAGGAAGAAGGGCCTGCTGCAGAATTGGCAGAAATGAAAGATAAATACATCCGTTTGATGGCGGAGTTTGAGAACTTCAGACGCAGAACTGCCAAAGAACGCCAGGATCTTTTAAAAACAGCTAACCAGGACCTGATGGGCGAATTGCTGCCAGTGCTGGATGACATGGAGCGTGCGCGTCAGTCGATGGAAGCAACCAAAGATGTAGACGCTATGTTGCAGGGGCTGGAACTGGTATTCCATAAACTGAAGCATGTAACACATCAGAAAGGCTTGAAGCCGATGGACATTAAAGCTGGTGCTGACTTTGATGCTGATATGCACGAGGCGGTTACACAAATACCTGCTCCGTCTGATGAGCTGAAAGGTAAGATCGTTGATGTGATCGAGAAGGGTTATACTTTAAATGATAAGGTTATCCGTTTCGCAAAAGTTATAATAGGAGCGTAA
- the obgE gene encoding GTPase ObgE has protein sequence MASSNFIDYVKICSRSGHGGGGSAHLHRDKKTAKGGPDGGDGGRGGHIILKGNSQLWTLLHLQYRKHIIAENGHNGGPSHSTGAQGEDQILEVPLGTVARSAETGEIMCEITEDGQEIILTPGGRGGLGNAHFKSPTNQTPRYAQPGEPGIEEWVILELKLLADVGLVGFPNAGKSTLLSVVSAAKPKIANYAFTTLEPNLGVVAYRDYRSFVMADIPGIIEGASEGKGLGLRFLRHIERNSILLFMVSCESADIAKEYEILLNELRTFNPELLDKKRLLAITKSDMLDEELENEMRKTLPEGLPTVFISSVTGKNITQLKDMIWNALNS, from the coding sequence TTGGCATCATCCAATTTTATAGATTACGTTAAAATCTGCTCACGCTCCGGACACGGAGGCGGCGGATCTGCACACCTGCACCGCGATAAGAAAACGGCAAAAGGTGGGCCTGATGGTGGCGATGGCGGCCGTGGTGGCCATATTATACTTAAAGGCAACTCTCAACTCTGGACACTTCTGCACTTGCAGTACCGAAAGCACATTATCGCTGAAAACGGCCATAACGGAGGGCCCAGCCACTCTACCGGTGCGCAAGGTGAAGACCAGATACTGGAAGTGCCACTAGGTACTGTTGCCAGAAGTGCCGAAACTGGCGAAATAATGTGCGAAATTACTGAAGACGGGCAGGAAATTATACTTACTCCTGGTGGTCGCGGTGGTTTAGGTAATGCACATTTCAAATCTCCTACAAACCAAACGCCTCGTTATGCGCAGCCCGGTGAGCCTGGCATAGAAGAGTGGGTTATACTTGAGCTCAAGCTTTTAGCAGATGTTGGTCTGGTTGGTTTCCCGAATGCAGGTAAGTCTACGTTGCTTTCTGTAGTGTCGGCGGCTAAACCTAAAATTGCAAACTATGCTTTTACAACGCTGGAGCCTAACCTGGGCGTAGTTGCTTACCGCGATTACAGGTCTTTTGTAATGGCTGACATACCGGGCATTATTGAAGGGGCATCAGAAGGAAAAGGGCTTGGGCTACGTTTCCTGCGCCACATCGAACGGAACTCCATCTTACTATTTATGGTTTCCTGTGAGAGTGCCGACATTGCAAAAGAGTATGAAATCCTGTTGAACGAGTTAAGAACGTTTAACCCTGAATTACTGGATAAAAAGCGCCTGCTGGCTATCACTAAATCTGATATGCTGGATGAGGAACTTGAGAATGAGATGCGCAAAACGTTACCGGAAGGATTACCAACGGTTTTCATCTCCAGTGTAACAGGCAAGAACATTACCCAATTAAAAGACATGATCTGGAACGCGCTGAACAGCTAA
- a CDS encoding adenylate kinase: protein MLNIVLFGPPGAGKGTQSQKLIDKYNLIHLSTGDLLRSEIAAGTELGLKAKSLMDNGVLVPDEVVIGMISNKVQENKAAGGFIFDGFPRTVPQAQGLDKLLLDYGTEISCMIALKVDDEELTKRLLLRGKTSGRPDDQNEELIRKRVEEYNTKTTPVADYYAGQGKFFAVDGIGEIEEIFSAICEQIDSLKAEKKEDK, encoded by the coding sequence ATGCTTAACATCGTTTTGTTTGGTCCTCCAGGTGCTGGAAAAGGCACACAAAGTCAGAAGCTGATCGATAAATATAACCTGATCCATCTTTCTACAGGTGATCTGCTGCGCTCTGAAATTGCAGCTGGCACGGAGTTGGGTCTCAAAGCCAAATCTTTAATGGATAACGGCGTTCTGGTTCCTGATGAAGTTGTGATCGGTATGATCTCTAATAAAGTACAGGAGAACAAAGCTGCTGGTGGTTTCATCTTCGATGGTTTTCCTCGCACTGTGCCACAGGCACAAGGATTGGACAAACTGCTTTTAGATTATGGTACTGAGATTTCGTGCATGATCGCGCTGAAGGTAGATGATGAAGAGCTTACCAAACGTTTGCTCCTTCGTGGCAAAACGTCTGGTCGCCCGGATGACCAGAATGAGGAATTGATCCGCAAGCGTGTGGAAGAGTATAATACCAAAACTACACCTGTAGCAGATTATTATGCCGGGCAGGGTAAGTTCTTTGCTGTAGATGGCATCGGCGAGATTGAAGAGATTTTCAGCGCTATCTGTGAGCAGATTGACTCTTTGAAAGCAGAAAAAAAAGAAGATAAGTAA
- the hpt gene encoding hypoxanthine phosphoribosyltransferase has protein sequence MNPRTITLHDCDFSTYLYEEEIIARITMLAEQISEEYKGKNPLFLAVLNGSFMFASDLMKRISIPCEISFIRLSSYRDMESTGNVKEVLGLTEDVKGRHVVVLEDIVDTGHTVHNLINQLRAKGPASVEVASLLLKPDCLQHKLDVKYVAKSIPNDFVVGYGLDYNGLGRNLRDIYKIVS, from the coding sequence ATGAATCCCCGTACTATTACGCTTCATGATTGTGACTTTAGCACTTACCTATACGAAGAAGAAATAATAGCCCGTATTACAATGCTGGCCGAGCAGATCAGCGAGGAGTATAAAGGCAAAAACCCACTTTTCCTGGCTGTGCTGAATGGTTCTTTCATGTTTGCATCAGATCTGATGAAGCGCATATCAATACCTTGTGAGATTTCTTTTATCCGCTTGTCATCTTACAGAGATATGGAAAGCACCGGAAATGTAAAGGAAGTACTGGGACTGACAGAAGATGTGAAGGGACGCCATGTAGTAGTGCTGGAAGATATTGTTGATACTGGCCATACTGTGCATAACCTTATCAATCAATTACGCGCAAAAGGACCTGCATCAGTAGAAGTGGCTTCGCTATTATTAAAACCGGATTGCTTGCAGCATAAGCTCGATGTAAAGTACGTAGCTAAGTCTATACCTAACGATTTTGTGGTGGGGTATGGCCTGGATTATAATGGCCTGGGGCGTAACCTGCGTGATATTTATAAAATAGTGTCGTAA
- a CDS encoding sodium-translocating pyrophosphatase, with protein sequence MENILYAIPALGLAALLYTFIRSAWVTKQPAGNERMTEIARHIADGAMAFLKAEYKVLFYFVVIASIFLGYLGATGEKSHWSIVIAFIIGAVFSATAGFIGMRIATKANVRTAEAARTSLSRALNVSFAGGSVMGMGVAGLAVLGLGSLFIVLYYVFVHSTGADVNGIEMERALEVLTGFSLGAESIALFARVGGGIYTKAADVGADLVGKVEAGIPEDDPRNPATIADNVGDNVGDVAGMGADLFGSYVATILATMVLGREVIANDNFGGLSPVILPMLIAGLGIVFSLIGMLFIRVSEGGDVQAALNRGNWISVILTAIGSYFVIHWMLPEQMNLRNFDFSANDVFLAVIVGLVVGTLMSIITEYYTAMGKKPVNSIVQQSSTGHATNIIAGLAVGMHSTVLPIIVLAAGIVLSYAAAGLYGVAIAAAGMMATTAMQLAIDAFGPIADNAGGIAEMSELPKEVRGRTDILDAVGNTTAATGKGFAIASAALTSLALFAAFVGIAGIDSIDLYKAPVLAGLFIGAMIPFIFSALAIAAVGRAAMAMVHEVRRQFREIPGIMEGTGKPEYEKCVAISTQAAIKEMMLPGAIALIVPLIVGFGLYGVFEDTPSAEILGGLLAGVTVSGVLMAMFQSNAGGAWDNAKKSFEKGVMINGVMEYKGSDPHKASVTGDTVGDPFKDTSGPSMNILIKLMSIVSLVIAPHIALEQKPAIPEEPKLNMEIQQETPATGQVVNPEKTVTIAGVAAK encoded by the coding sequence ATGGAAAATATTCTTTACGCGATTCCTGCTCTTGGACTGGCGGCCTTACTGTATACTTTTATACGGTCGGCATGGGTAACGAAGCAGCCTGCAGGTAACGAACGCATGACAGAGATTGCGCGCCACATTGCAGATGGGGCTATGGCTTTCTTAAAAGCAGAGTACAAAGTGCTGTTTTATTTTGTAGTAATAGCAAGTATATTTTTAGGCTATCTGGGTGCCACCGGCGAAAAATCGCACTGGTCCATCGTGATAGCCTTTATTATTGGTGCTGTATTCTCGGCTACGGCCGGTTTTATAGGTATGCGCATTGCCACTAAAGCAAATGTGCGTACTGCCGAAGCAGCTCGTACCAGCCTTTCTCGTGCGCTTAATGTATCGTTTGCAGGTGGCTCGGTAATGGGTATGGGCGTGGCTGGTCTGGCTGTGCTTGGTCTTGGCTCGCTGTTTATAGTTCTGTACTATGTTTTTGTGCACAGCACCGGTGCTGATGTAAACGGTATCGAGATGGAGCGTGCACTGGAAGTACTGACTGGTTTTTCGCTGGGTGCTGAAAGTATAGCCTTGTTTGCCCGTGTGGGTGGTGGTATTTATACCAAAGCTGCCGATGTGGGTGCTGACCTTGTAGGTAAAGTAGAGGCTGGTATTCCGGAAGATGACCCGCGTAACCCTGCCACCATTGCCGATAACGTAGGCGATAACGTAGGCGACGTAGCTGGTATGGGTGCCGACCTTTTTGGTTCTTACGTTGCAACTATACTTGCCACGATGGTGCTTGGCCGCGAAGTAATTGCAAATGATAATTTCGGTGGTTTATCGCCGGTTATACTTCCAATGCTGATAGCAGGTCTGGGTATAGTTTTCTCCCTGATCGGTATGCTGTTCATCCGTGTAAGTGAAGGTGGCGATGTACAGGCTGCGCTAAACCGTGGTAACTGGATCTCGGTTATACTTACAGCTATCGGTTCTTACTTTGTAATCCACTGGATGCTGCCGGAGCAGATGAACCTGCGTAACTTCGATTTCTCTGCAAACGATGTGTTTCTGGCAGTTATAGTTGGTCTGGTGGTTGGTACACTTATGAGTATCATCACGGAGTATTATACAGCCATGGGTAAAAAGCCTGTTAACTCTATCGTGCAGCAATCTTCAACTGGTCATGCTACAAACATTATCGCTGGTTTGGCAGTGGGTATGCACTCTACTGTGTTGCCTATTATAGTGTTAGCGGCCGGTATAGTTCTATCTTATGCCGCAGCTGGTTTATACGGTGTGGCTATTGCAGCCGCCGGTATGATGGCTACAACCGCTATGCAGCTGGCTATTGATGCCTTTGGCCCGATTGCCGATAACGCCGGTGGTATTGCCGAAATGAGCGAATTGCCGAAAGAAGTACGTGGCAGAACTGATATTCTGGATGCGGTAGGTAACACTACGGCTGCAACCGGTAAAGGCTTTGCCATTGCATCTGCTGCCCTTACATCGCTTGCGCTTTTTGCAGCTTTCGTTGGCATTGCAGGCATCGACTCTATTGACCTTTACAAAGCGCCTGTACTGGCTGGTCTGTTTATTGGTGCCATGATCCCGTTCATCTTCTCGGCGCTGGCAATTGCGGCGGTAGGTAGAGCAGCTATGGCCATGGTGCACGAAGTACGCCGCCAGTTCCGCGAAATTCCGGGTATTATGGAAGGTACAGGCAAGCCAGAGTACGAAAAATGTGTGGCTATCTCTACACAGGCTGCCATTAAAGAGATGATGTTGCCGGGTGCTATCGCCCTTATAGTTCCGCTTATAGTTGGTTTTGGTTTGTATGGCGTGTTCGAGGATACTCCTTCTGCTGAGATCCTGGGTGGTTTGCTGGCAGGTGTAACTGTATCTGGTGTACTGATGGCCATGTTCCAGTCTAACGCCGGTGGTGCCTGGGATAACGCGAAAAAGTCCTTCGAGAAAGGCGTAATGATCAATGGCGTAATGGAATATAAAGGCTCTGATCCGCACAAAGCATCTGTAACCGGAGATACTGTAGGTGATCCGTTCAAAGATACTTCTGGTCCGTCAATGAACATCCTGATCAAGCTGATGTCTATCGTATCACTGGTAATTGCCCCACACATTGCCCTGGAGCAGAAACCAGCTATACCGGAAGAACCTAAATTAAACATGGAAATACAGCAGGAGACTCCTGCAACTGGTCAGGTTGTAAATCCTGAAAAAACAGTAACTATAGCCGGTGTTGCTGCAAAGTAA
- a CDS encoding M20/M25/M40 family metallo-hydrolase gives MQLLKQLCQIHAPSGNEKNMTDFLLNYIETYKVQWKVQPVIVNNEDFQDCILLVFGEPRAAVFAHMDSIGFTVRYGHQLVPIGGPATKTGYTLTGADSQGDITCTLKYDEEEGELSYDYHREIERGTELVFKCDFRETDETVQSCYMDNRLGVWAALKLAETLENGIIAFSCWEEHGGGSVAYLAKYIYEHYHVRQALIADITWVTEGVQPGKGVVISMRDSLIPRRSYVQKIISIAKEAGVTYQLEVEGAGGSDAKELQKAAYPWDWCFVGAPEDNVHTPDEIVNKNDIVSMVKLYQVLMEKL, from the coding sequence ATGCAACTCCTGAAACAACTTTGCCAGATACATGCTCCGTCAGGCAACGAAAAAAATATGACTGACTTCCTGCTAAACTATATCGAAACATATAAAGTTCAGTGGAAGGTACAACCTGTTATAGTAAATAACGAAGATTTTCAGGATTGTATTTTACTCGTTTTCGGGGAGCCCCGCGCAGCTGTTTTTGCCCACATGGATTCGATTGGCTTTACCGTGCGCTACGGCCACCAGTTAGTGCCCATTGGCGGGCCTGCTACCAAAACAGGCTATACTTTAACAGGTGCCGACAGCCAGGGAGACATTACCTGCACACTTAAGTATGACGAAGAAGAAGGCGAGTTATCTTACGACTATCATCGGGAGATAGAGCGAGGCACAGAGTTGGTATTTAAATGTGATTTCAGGGAGACAGATGAAACCGTACAAAGTTGCTATATGGATAACCGACTGGGTGTATGGGCAGCTCTGAAACTGGCTGAAACCTTGGAGAACGGCATTATAGCATTTAGCTGCTGGGAAGAACATGGCGGAGGCTCTGTAGCTTACCTGGCCAAGTATATTTATGAGCATTACCACGTGCGACAGGCGCTTATTGCAGATATTACCTGGGTTACAGAAGGCGTACAACCGGGCAAAGGTGTTGTTATCTCTATGCGCGACAGCCTGATCCCACGTCGTTCTTATGTGCAGAAGATCATCAGCATTGCCAAAGAGGCTGGAGTGACTTACCAACTGGAGGTAGAAGGAGCCGGCGGCAGCGATGCCAAAGAACTGCAAAAAGCTGCTTACCCCTGGGACTGGTGCTTTGTTGGTGCCCCCGAAGACAATGTGCACACTCCGGATGAGATCGTAAATAAAAACGATATAGTAAGCATGGTAAAACTATACCAGGTGTTGATGGAGAAACTATAG